One Vibrio neonatus genomic window carries:
- a CDS encoding 2-hydroxyacid dehydrogenase encodes MINIAFFSTKSYDQDAFEQGKSDYDVQYHFYDFLLNEQTAKMAKGCEVVCAFVNDDLSRPVLEELAARDVKMIAMRCAGFNNVDLDAAKELGIQVARVPGYSPEAIAEHAVGLMMTLNRRFHKAYQRTRDANFSLEGLVGFNFFGRTAGIIGTGKIGCATIRILKGLGMNVLCYDPYPNDFVVEAGATYCDLDTLIQQSDVISLHCPMTPENYHLLDATAFGKMKDGVMIINTSRGELVDSMAAIDALKAGRIGALGLDVYESEKELFFHDKSNDVIVDDVFRRLSSCHNVLFTGHQAFLTRDALSSIASTTLANIENFKQQKTDANFL; translated from the coding sequence ATGATCAACATTGCCTTTTTTAGTACAAAGTCATATGACCAAGACGCGTTTGAGCAAGGGAAGTCTGACTACGATGTGCAGTATCATTTTTATGATTTCTTACTTAACGAACAGACTGCCAAAATGGCAAAAGGCTGTGAAGTAGTGTGTGCGTTTGTGAACGATGACTTATCTCGACCAGTTTTAGAAGAGCTAGCGGCAAGAGACGTTAAAATGATTGCTATGCGTTGCGCAGGCTTTAACAACGTTGATCTTGATGCTGCAAAAGAACTGGGTATTCAAGTAGCGCGCGTTCCAGGATATTCTCCGGAAGCCATCGCTGAGCACGCAGTGGGTTTGATGATGACCTTAAACCGTCGTTTTCATAAAGCTTACCAACGTACACGTGACGCAAACTTCTCTCTTGAGGGCTTAGTTGGCTTTAACTTTTTTGGACGCACAGCGGGCATTATCGGAACCGGTAAAATTGGTTGCGCGACTATTCGTATCCTTAAAGGCTTAGGAATGAACGTACTTTGTTACGACCCATACCCAAATGATTTTGTGGTTGAAGCGGGTGCAACGTATTGCGATCTAGATACTCTTATTCAACAGTCTGATGTGATCTCTCTACACTGTCCCATGACACCTGAAAATTATCACCTTTTAGATGCAACCGCCTTTGGTAAAATGAAAGACGGCGTCATGATCATTAACACCAGTCGTGGTGAACTTGTCGATTCTATGGCTGCCATCGATGCACTAAAAGCTGGACGTATCGGTGCGCTAGGCTTGGATGTGTACGAAAGTGAGAAAGAACTGTTCTTCCACGATAAATCGAATGACGTTATTGTCGATGATGTGTTCCGTCGTTTGTCTTCTTGTCACAACGTACTATTTACCGGTCACCAAGCCTTTTTGACTAGAGACGCATTGAGCAGCATTGCTTCAACAACGCTTGCGAACATTGAAAACTTTAAGCAACAAAAAACGGATGCGAACTTCTTATAA
- a CDS encoding LysR family transcriptional regulator, protein MKLDHIDLNLLRLMLILLEDGSVSRAATRLNLSQSAVSKQLTRLREQLGEVLNDPLFIRTGRGLTPTVRASKLEQPLRQWLRDSHTMLLPETFDPYQDERNFTISICETAFPVIIPRLMPLLAKRAPGMQLSIVPKTKHSLNLLNQGELDLLISAKDTDLRAQASNSIYGLQDQPNLELYRDRHICLIGKKNHIPKTQWNIESFLQTDLVRIYVEESEFWLLDRVAADQGRRLKDKAKVPDFHSAALLAQHSNMMLVCTSIFAEQLAQRYALQSQPLPFDLKPVSYRMLWTSMLESDSAHQWLRNLIMQCCHDLQ, encoded by the coding sequence ATGAAGCTAGACCATATTGACCTTAATCTATTACGGTTGATGTTGATTCTGCTAGAAGATGGCAGTGTCAGTCGCGCCGCCACTAGGCTAAATCTTAGTCAGTCAGCGGTGAGTAAGCAATTAACGCGCCTTAGAGAGCAGTTAGGTGAAGTGCTTAACGATCCTTTATTTATCAGAACGGGAAGAGGGTTAACACCCACTGTGCGAGCCAGTAAATTGGAGCAGCCACTACGTCAGTGGTTACGAGACTCACATACTATGCTATTGCCTGAGACGTTTGATCCCTACCAAGATGAGCGTAATTTTACGATAAGCATTTGCGAAACGGCATTTCCGGTGATCATTCCGCGCCTGATGCCGTTACTGGCTAAGCGTGCTCCCGGTATGCAATTGAGCATAGTGCCGAAAACAAAGCACAGTTTGAACTTATTAAATCAAGGGGAGTTGGACTTACTGATTAGTGCAAAAGATACAGACTTGCGGGCGCAAGCCTCAAACTCTATTTATGGTCTGCAGGATCAGCCAAATCTTGAGCTTTATCGCGATCGGCATATCTGCCTTATAGGTAAGAAGAATCATATACCTAAAACGCAATGGAATATTGAGTCATTTTTGCAAACTGATTTAGTGCGAATATACGTTGAAGAAAGTGAGTTTTGGTTATTAGATAGGGTAGCGGCGGATCAAGGGCGAAGGTTAAAAGACAAAGCTAAAGTGCCTGATTTTCATAGCGCAGCTCTTTTAGCGCAACATTCAAACATGATGCTGGTATGTACATCTATTTTTGCCGAGCAGTTAGCTCAGCGATACGCTTTACAGTCACAGCCTTTACCATTTGATTTAAAGCCCGTAAGTTATCGAATGTTATGGACTAGTATGTTAGAGAGCGATTCCGCTCACCAATGGTTAAGAAATTTAATCATGCAATGCTGCCACGATCTTCAGTAA
- a CDS encoding DNA ligase encodes MSVVNPLNSVSLMALSCAAIPCVAIPSHSALADNLMLASVYQGQALSEQHLVSEKLDGIRALWNGKELITRNGSSINAPESFISQMPPFAVEGELWAGRGGFALVQQTVLDAKANEKAWSKISFVLFDRPDVLTSYAKRHDSLLQWKSNVAQTHTQVIVAEQRPFRSYQSLGEALQKVVKLGGEGLMVRNKHSVYIAGRSEALYKIKLHQDAEARVIGYKQGKGKYQHLVGALHVESPQGVRFYIGSGLTDAHRRNPPKVGTNITYRYNDKTANGVPKFARFMRERSEF; translated from the coding sequence ATGAGCGTGGTTAATCCGTTAAATTCAGTTTCTTTGATGGCATTGTCGTGTGCTGCTATACCGTGTGTTGCTATACCGAGCCATAGCGCGTTAGCTGACAACTTAATGCTTGCGAGTGTGTACCAAGGACAAGCATTATCAGAACAACATCTAGTCAGTGAAAAACTCGATGGTATTCGTGCGCTTTGGAACGGAAAAGAGTTAATTACGCGTAATGGTTCAAGCATCAATGCACCAGAATCTTTTATAAGTCAGATGCCCCCGTTTGCAGTAGAAGGCGAGCTTTGGGCTGGAAGAGGCGGCTTTGCTTTGGTGCAACAAACGGTTTTAGATGCAAAAGCTAATGAAAAGGCATGGTCAAAGATTAGTTTTGTATTGTTTGATAGACCAGATGTACTGACCTCATACGCAAAACGTCACGACTCTCTGTTGCAATGGAAATCCAATGTTGCTCAAACACATACGCAAGTGATTGTTGCCGAGCAGCGCCCATTTCGTTCCTATCAATCTTTAGGCGAAGCACTACAAAAGGTGGTTAAATTGGGCGGCGAAGGGCTGATGGTTCGAAACAAGCATTCGGTTTATATCGCAGGGCGCAGTGAAGCGCTTTACAAAATTAAACTTCATCAAGATGCCGAAGCGCGAGTGATAGGTTACAAGCAAGGCAAAGGTAAATATCAACACCTAGTCGGTGCATTGCATGTAGAGTCACCCCAAGGAGTGCGTTTTTACATAGGCAGCGGCCTTACCGATGCACACCGACGTAATCCACCGAAAGTAGGCACCAATATCACCTATCGATACAACGACAAAACAGCAAACGGTGTGCCTAAGTTTGCACGATTTATGCGTGAGAGAAGTGAGTTTTAG